The Bacteroidales bacterium genome includes a region encoding these proteins:
- a CDS encoding competence/damage-inducible protein A yields MKADIITIGDEILIGQITDTNSQWIAEQLNLVGFEIRQITTVGDDKLQIKKILNDISAQTDLVIITGGLGPTEDDITKETLTEYFNTDLKLNKDVLSDVKEFVQSKGFSLNERNIKQAEVPANCKIIRNENGTAPGMWFEKNNTVFISLPAVPFEMKELVKTKVLPLLGQKMTTSNVIHKTVLTYGIPESSLAELLSDWEKNLHEKIKLAYLPSPERIRLRFSMVCKEKDKALKIINAEIEKLKKIIGKAIFGYGDYFLQDATGKILKDRKSTLSVAESCTSGNVARLITSVPGSSEYFKGGIVAYSNEIKNKFLNVPEVLIKKYGAVSKEVVEAMVKGQKESFKTDYAVAISGIAGPGGGTPDKPVGTTWIAVAGDEGIISKKYTFGKMRDVNVRFASSKALDMLRKYISGYYFN; encoded by the coding sequence ATGAAGGCTGATATAATAACAATAGGCGATGAAATATTAATAGGTCAAATTACCGACACAAATTCTCAATGGATTGCAGAACAACTGAATCTTGTCGGTTTTGAAATAAGGCAAATTACAACAGTCGGTGATGACAAACTGCAAATAAAAAAAATATTGAATGATATTTCCGCTCAAACAGACCTTGTAATTATTACAGGAGGTCTCGGTCCTACGGAAGATGATATTACAAAAGAAACCTTAACAGAATATTTTAATACCGATTTGAAATTAAATAAAGATGTATTAAGTGATGTGAAAGAATTTGTGCAATCAAAAGGCTTCAGCTTAAACGAACGTAACATAAAGCAAGCAGAAGTTCCCGCAAATTGTAAAATTATAAGAAATGAAAACGGTACGGCACCCGGAATGTGGTTTGAAAAAAATAATACAGTTTTTATTTCATTACCCGCTGTACCTTTTGAAATGAAAGAACTTGTAAAAACAAAAGTTCTGCCGTTGTTAGGGCAGAAGATGACAACTTCAAACGTTATTCATAAAACGGTATTAACATACGGAATTCCCGAATCTTCGCTTGCCGAGCTTTTATCAGATTGGGAAAAGAATCTTCACGAGAAAATAAAATTAGCATACTTGCCTTCTCCCGAAAGAATTCGTTTACGCTTCAGCATGGTATGTAAAGAAAAAGATAAAGCTTTAAAAATAATTAATGCCGAAATTGAAAAATTAAAAAAAATAATAGGAAAAGCGATTTTCGGATACGGAGATTACTTTTTACAAGATGCAACAGGAAAAATATTAAAAGACCGAAAATCAACTTTGTCTGTCGCCGAAAGTTGTACATCCGGAAATGTTGCAAGATTAATTACGAGCGTTCCCGGAAGTTCGGAATATTTTAAAGGCGGAATTGTTGCCTATTCAAATGAAATAAAAAATAAATTCCTGAATGTTCCGGAAGTTTTAATTAAAAAGTACGGTGCGGTAAGCAAAGAAGTTGTTGAAGCAATGGTAAAAGGACAAAAAGAATCTTTTAAAACAGATTATGCGGTTGCAATTTCCGGTATTGCCGGACCCGGAGGCGGAACACCCGATAAACCGGTCGGGACAACATGGATTGCAGTTGCGGGAGACGAAGGAATAATATCAAAAAAATACACTTTCGGTAAAATGAGAGATGTTAATGTAAGGTTTGCAAGTTCAAAAGCATTAGATATGTTAAGAAAATATATTTCAGGATATTATTTCAATTAA
- a CDS encoding T9SS type A sorting domain-containing protein, whose protein sequence is MKRKILLLFAVMWTTISFGQTDLIITGVYDGPLTGGIPKGIELYVANDIADLALYAIGSANNGGGTDGPEFTLSGTATAGDFIYIASESVEFTNFFGFAPNFTSSSMAINGDDAVELFFDATGAFTGTEVVVDLFGDANVDGTGQTWEYMDGWAYRNNATGPDPIFTDTDWFYSGINALDGETTNATAATPFPLGTYLVPTNDQTSTVTAPTTQIAAGTLSSVNIDSVPVIQFVITDAASGDGLPTNVTGIFLNAGPNNTLNFNTEISGGGVYNITNAAVITLTAQPTVTTNSVYLPVALTIPDGGSVTVEGYVYLDNTNALDGNILQFQVNAASHGFTSDLSGSNFENTFAGGDIVGNNFTVSVVATQFSFLTQPSNVIVNTVMNNVVIGTTDAYGNIDVDFPSTLIEVLFSGTGIMAGTSGVSTTNGVSTYTDLTFDTEQTAVYLTANDINTTTGFADVLSSTFDISVPPAGGSTCATAAVITAGTHQAIHTVDNDYDQWYSFVATVTGTATVENCDSDVDVYVAIDKATCGSGYDLQEDACGPSGFSVNLTFNITQGETYFIGFGNWDQATTPNYSWSLTESDVTPVNSIALLRAGTAGLKYELTSEAVLTYQQSYRNQKFIEDATGAILIDDNSGIITTAYNRYDGITGITGTLSEYNGMLQFVPIADPGTATSTNNTITPQVITLAQFNSNFETYEAELIKVENITFTDAGGTFANGIVYSVSDASKANASFRTNFYDVDYIGGTIPGNINVTGLCIDKGTAGDGYTFTARDLADFEVILATDATLSDLTVDGTTVTGFSPSTLTYNVELAYGTTTVPTVVGTPTDANANAVTTDASGLPGSSTVLVTAEDGSTTETYTVNFTVASTGINELDSEILIYPNPSTGVFNIKTDGILNIEISDITGKVINSKTISGNSSIQINTQGVYFLKFSNDKGSFTQKVIVQ, encoded by the coding sequence ATGAAACGAAAAATATTACTTTTATTTGCCGTAATGTGGACAACAATCTCTTTCGGGCAAACAGACCTGATAATTACAGGAGTCTATGACGGACCTTTAACCGGGGGAATTCCGAAAGGAATAGAACTATATGTTGCTAACGATATTGCAGATTTAGCATTATATGCAATAGGAAGTGCCAATAATGGCGGCGGAACCGACGGACCGGAATTTACATTGTCAGGAACAGCAACTGCAGGAGATTTCATATATATAGCCTCAGAATCTGTCGAGTTTACAAACTTCTTTGGTTTTGCCCCTAATTTTACTTCAAGTTCAATGGCAATCAATGGTGATGATGCAGTTGAGCTGTTTTTTGATGCCACGGGAGCTTTCACCGGAACAGAAGTTGTCGTTGACCTTTTTGGAGATGCTAATGTTGACGGAACAGGACAAACATGGGAATACATGGACGGTTGGGCATACAGAAACAATGCAACAGGACCGGATCCTATATTTACGGATACAGATTGGTTTTATAGTGGTATTAATGCACTCGACGGAGAAACAACAAATGCTACAGCTGCAACACCGTTTCCTTTAGGAACATATTTAGTTCCGACAAACGACCAAACTTCCACAGTTACAGCTCCGACAACACAAATAGCAGCAGGAACACTATCTTCTGTTAATATTGATTCTGTTCCGGTTATTCAATTTGTAATTACAGATGCTGCAAGTGGTGATGGTTTACCGACAAACGTTACCGGAATTTTCCTTAACGCAGGACCTAATAATACATTAAATTTTAATACCGAAATTTCAGGAGGCGGAGTCTATAATATTACAAACGCTGCAGTTATTACTCTGACAGCCCAACCTACTGTCACGACAAACTCTGTATATCTGCCGGTAGCATTAACTATTCCTGACGGCGGCTCCGTAACTGTCGAAGGTTACGTTTACCTTGACAATACAAATGCTCTTGACGGCAATATTTTGCAGTTTCAGGTTAATGCTGCATCACATGGGTTTACATCTGATTTAAGCGGTTCAAATTTTGAAAATACTTTTGCAGGCGGCGATATTGTAGGAAACAACTTCACAGTAAGTGTTGTTGCTACTCAATTTTCATTCTTGACACAACCAAGCAATGTTATTGTTAATACTGTCATGAACAATGTTGTTATAGGAACAACAGATGCATACGGAAACATCGATGTAGATTTTCCGTCAACACTGATAGAAGTCTTATTTTCAGGAACCGGAATAATGGCTGGAACAAGCGGAGTATCTACAACTAACGGAGTATCCACATATACAGATTTAACTTTTGATACTGAACAAACCGCAGTTTATTTAACTGCTAACGATATAAATACTACAACCGGTTTTGCAGATGTTCTGAGTAGTACATTTGATATTTCAGTTCCTCCTGCAGGAGGCAGCACATGTGCAACTGCTGCTGTTATTACCGCAGGAACACACCAAGCAATACATACTGTTGATAATGATTATGATCAGTGGTATTCATTTGTTGCTACCGTAACAGGAACAGCAACTGTTGAAAATTGTGATTCTGATGTTGACGTATATGTAGCAATCGACAAAGCTACTTGTGGGTCAGGATATGATTTACAGGAAGATGCATGCGGACCATCAGGTTTTTCGGTTAATTTAACATTTAACATTACACAGGGAGAAACCTACTTTATAGGCTTCGGAAACTGGGATCAAGCAACAACCCCGAACTATAGCTGGAGTTTAACAGAATCAGATGTTACTCCGGTAAATTCTATTGCTTTATTGAGAGCAGGAACTGCAGGACTTAAATATGAACTAACAAGCGAAGCTGTTCTTACCTACCAACAATCGTACAGAAATCAAAAATTTATTGAAGATGCAACAGGAGCCATTTTAATTGACGATAATTCCGGAATAATAACAACTGCATATAACCGATATGACGGAATTACAGGAATTACAGGAACATTGTCAGAATATAACGGTATGCTTCAATTTGTGCCTATTGCTGACCCGGGAACAGCAACATCAACAAATAATACCATTACACCGCAAGTTATTACGCTTGCCCAATTCAATTCAAATTTTGAAACATACGAAGCAGAACTGATAAAAGTAGAAAATATTACTTTTACCGATGCCGGAGGAACTTTTGCAAACGGAATTGTTTATTCTGTTTCTGATGCCTCAAAAGCTAATGCAAGTTTCAGAACAAACTTTTATGATGTTGACTACATCGGAGGAACTATACCCGGCAATATAAATGTTACCGGACTTTGCATTGACAAAGGAACAGCCGGAGACGGATATACATTTACGGCAAGAGATTTGGCAGATTTTGAAGTCATACTTGCAACAGATGCAACATTAAGTGACCTAACCGTTGACGGAACTACTGTTACAGGTTTTAGCCCGTCAACTTTAACGTATAATGTTGAACTTGCATACGGAACAACAACTGTTCCTACTGTAGTGGGAACTCCTACTGATGCTAATGCAAATGCTGTTACAACCGATGCATCCGGGCTGCCGGGTTCGTCAACAGTATTGGTTACTGCAGAAGACGGTTCTACGACAGAAACATATACAGTTAATTTTACTGTAGCATCAACAGGCATTAACGAGTTAGACTCAGAAATTTTAATATATCCGAATCCTTCAACCGGTGTATTCAACATTAAAACTGACGGTATTCTTAATATTGAAATATCTGATATTACAGGAAAAGTAATTAATTCAAAAACTATTTCAGGAAATTCGTCAATTCAGATTAATACTCAAGGCGTTTATTTCTTGAAATTCTCAAATGATAAAGGTTCATTTACTCAAAAAGTAATCGTTCAATAG
- a CDS encoding TrkH family potassium uptake protein: MKKGNINFNIIFRVLGSLLFIEAFFLFLSMSVSLLYSEEDTLAFLITIGIAVFTGLISRLLTKKSKKDIGKREGFIIVSFVWIVFSFVGSLPFIISGYIPGLTNAFFETISGFTTTGSSILNDIESLPHGLLFWRSIIQWMGGMGIIVLSLAILPILGIGGMQLFTAEVPGPVPDKLHPRIKETAKRLWLIYLFFTIAETILLMFGGMDLFDAVNHSFTTMATGGYSTKQASIAYWDSPYIHYVIILFMFIAGTNFTLAYFGLKFKFKKIIQNEEFRYYFGFTFFFAIVTAVALYFTTDLGAENSFRDSLFQVVSLITTTGYATADYLKWIPFLIVFLFVAMFFGGSAGSTGGGIKIMRIVLLIKNSVAEFKRLIHPQAIIPVRFNHNTVKAQIINNVLAFIVLYILIFVVGTVVMSALGLDFDSAMGAVIATLGNIGPGIGNVGPAENFSAIPAAGKWFLSFLMLVGRLELFTVLILFSPTFWRK; encoded by the coding sequence ATGAAAAAAGGAAACATTAATTTTAATATAATTTTCAGGGTTTTAGGCTCATTACTTTTCATTGAAGCATTCTTTTTGTTTCTTTCAATGTCGGTTTCTTTATTATATTCCGAAGAAGATACGCTTGCATTTTTAATAACTATAGGCATTGCTGTTTTTACCGGTTTAATTTCAAGACTTTTAACAAAAAAATCAAAAAAAGATATAGGAAAACGCGAAGGTTTTATTATTGTAAGTTTTGTTTGGATTGTTTTTTCGTTTGTCGGTTCACTTCCGTTTATCATAAGCGGATATATTCCTGGTTTAACAAATGCCTTTTTTGAAACGATTTCCGGATTTACCACAACAGGCTCATCAATATTAAATGATATAGAATCTTTACCGCACGGATTATTATTTTGGAGAAGCATAATACAATGGATGGGAGGAATGGGGATAATTGTTCTTTCATTAGCAATACTTCCGATTTTAGGAATAGGCGGAATGCAGTTGTTCACAGCCGAAGTACCGGGACCTGTTCCTGATAAACTACATCCCAGAATAAAAGAAACCGCAAAACGCTTATGGTTAATTTATCTTTTCTTTACAATTGCAGAAACAATATTATTGATGTTCGGCGGAATGGATTTATTTGATGCCGTAAATCACTCTTTTACAACAATGGCAACAGGCGGATATTCAACAAAACAAGCAAGCATTGCATATTGGGATTCGCCTTATATTCACTATGTTATAATTCTTTTTATGTTTATTGCCGGAACTAATTTTACATTAGCATATTTTGGTTTAAAATTCAAATTTAAAAAGATTATACAAAATGAAGAGTTCAGATATTATTTCGGATTTACTTTTTTCTTTGCAATTGTAACTGCTGTTGCTCTATACTTCACAACCGATTTAGGTGCTGAAAATTCATTTAGAGATTCACTTTTTCAAGTTGTTTCATTAATCACCACAACAGGGTATGCTACCGCCGATTACTTAAAATGGATTCCGTTTTTAATTGTTTTTCTGTTTGTTGCAATGTTTTTTGGGGGTTCGGCAGGTTCAACCGGAGGCGGTATAAAGATAATGAGAATTGTTTTACTTATAAAAAACAGCGTTGCCGAATTTAAAAGGTTAATTCATCCGCAAGCAATAATTCCCGTAAGATTTAACCATAATACCGTTAAAGCTCAAATCATTAATAATGTTCTTGCGTTTATTGTATTATATATATTAATATTTGTTGTAGGAACTGTTGTTATGTCAGCATTAGGTTTAGATTTTGATTCGGCTATGGGAGCTGTTATTGCAACTCTCGGAAACATCGGTCCCGGAATAGGCAATGTAGGTCCTGCCGAAAACTTTTCAGCTATTCCTGCAGCAGGCAAGTGGTTTTTATCTTTTTTAATGCTGGTCGGTCGCCTTGAACTGTTTACCGTTCTTATCCTTTTTTCTCCTACTTTTTGGAGAAAATAA
- the uvrA gene encoding excinuclease ABC subunit UvrA, which produces MDKFIQVTGARVHNLKNIDVTIPRNKLTVITGLSGSGKSSLAFDTIYAEGQRRYIETFSAYARQFLGNLERPDVDKITGLSPVISIEQKTTNRNPRSTVGTITEIYDFLRLLYARAGTAYSYITEEKMVKYTTEQIIDLIFEEYKDKKLIILSPVVKSRKGHYRELFVTIRKKGFLQARINGKISELTPGLKLDRYKTHEIEIVIDKLKVDEKNRKRLKESVKTALHHGKGVLMTSEYGTNNIRYFSKNLMCPSTGLSYDEPAPNSFSFNSPQGACSHCKGLGHVNKIDINKIIPDDSISIKRGGIKPIGEYQNTLIFWQIEAILKKYKAEIKTPIKNIPEKALQKILGGTEETLRIENSTLGISSKIELSFDGIYYYLERHANGTNANSRKIKNNYFSEELCPVCKGKKLKKESLWFRFAEKNISELAETDINELYKFFVNINSKLSDKQNIIAKEIIKELLTRLHFLLDVGLGYLNLNRSSRSLSGGESQRIRLASQIGSKLVNVLYILDEPSIGLHQRDNHRLINSLKQLRDTGNSVIVVEHDKDMMLASDYLIDMGPFAGRHGGEISAAGTPGEVLKSNTLTAQYLNNKKEIPIPEKRRNGKKEEIRLKGASGNNLKNINAEFPLGKFICVTGVSGSGKSTLVNDTLHPILSKHFYRSLKTPLPYKSIAGIEHIDKVIEVNQSPIGRTPRSNPATYTKLFDEIRKLYAQLPESKIRAYKLGRFSFNVKGGRCETCQGAGLRTIEMNFLPDVYIHCEDCQGKRYNRETLEVRYKGKSISDVLGMTINTAFEFFEKIPKIRKTLKALKDVGLGYITLGQSSVTISGGEAQRVKLATELAKRDTGKTLYILDEPTTGLHFEDIKMLLNVLNRLVDKGNTVIVIEHNMDVIKVADYIIDIGKEGGIKGGEIIAKGTPEEIIKNKNSYTAKFLKNELIK; this is translated from the coding sequence ATGGATAAATTCATACAAGTAACAGGTGCAAGAGTTCATAACTTAAAAAATATAGATGTTACTATTCCTCGTAATAAACTTACGGTAATTACAGGTTTAAGCGGCAGCGGTAAATCTTCACTTGCATTTGATACTATTTATGCTGAAGGACAAAGACGTTATATTGAAACTTTCTCAGCTTATGCACGCCAATTTCTCGGAAATCTGGAACGACCCGATGTTGATAAAATTACCGGTTTAAGTCCGGTAATTTCAATTGAACAAAAAACAACAAACAGAAACCCTCGTTCAACTGTCGGAACAATTACCGAAATATATGATTTTCTCAGGCTTTTATATGCTCGTGCAGGAACTGCATATTCATATATTACCGAAGAAAAAATGGTAAAATATACTACCGAACAAATAATTGATTTAATTTTTGAAGAATATAAAGACAAAAAACTGATTATTCTTTCGCCTGTTGTAAAAAGCAGAAAAGGACATTATAGAGAACTTTTTGTAACAATCCGAAAAAAAGGTTTTCTTCAAGCCCGAATTAACGGAAAAATAAGTGAACTAACTCCCGGATTAAAGTTAGACAGATATAAAACACATGAAATTGAAATTGTTATTGACAAACTTAAAGTTGACGAAAAAAACAGAAAACGATTAAAAGAATCTGTTAAAACCGCATTACATCACGGAAAAGGTGTTTTAATGACTTCAGAATACGGAACAAACAACATTCGATATTTCAGTAAAAACTTAATGTGCCCTTCTACCGGTTTATCTTATGACGAACCTGCCCCAAACTCGTTTTCTTTTAATTCTCCGCAAGGTGCTTGCTCACACTGCAAAGGATTAGGACATGTCAATAAAATCGATATCAATAAAATTATTCCTGATGATTCAATCAGCATAAAAAGAGGCGGAATAAAACCTATCGGCGAATATCAAAACACACTAATATTTTGGCAAATTGAAGCAATATTAAAAAAATATAAAGCCGAAATTAAAACTCCGATAAAAAATATTCCCGAAAAAGCTTTACAAAAAATTTTAGGCGGAACTGAAGAAACTTTAAGAATTGAAAACTCGACACTCGGTATTTCTTCAAAAATTGAACTAAGTTTTGACGGTATTTATTATTATTTAGAAAGGCACGCAAACGGAACAAATGCAAATTCACGTAAAATAAAAAATAATTATTTCTCAGAAGAACTATGCCCTGTTTGTAAAGGAAAAAAATTAAAAAAAGAATCACTATGGTTTCGATTTGCAGAAAAAAACATTTCAGAGCTTGCAGAAACAGATATAAACGAGCTATATAAATTCTTTGTAAATATAAATTCTAAACTCTCCGACAAACAAAATATTATTGCAAAAGAAATTATTAAAGAATTACTTACACGATTACATTTCTTATTAGATGTAGGGCTGGGATATCTGAACTTAAACAGAAGCTCGCGAAGTCTTTCCGGCGGCGAAAGCCAAAGAATAAGATTGGCTTCGCAAATAGGCTCAAAACTTGTAAACGTTCTTTATATTTTAGACGAACCCAGCATAGGTTTACACCAAAGAGATAATCACAGGCTAATAAATTCTTTAAAGCAACTTCGAGATACAGGAAATTCGGTTATAGTTGTAGAGCATGACAAAGATATGATGCTTGCTTCGGATTATCTGATAGATATGGGACCGTTTGCAGGAAGACACGGAGGAGAAATATCTGCTGCCGGAACCCCCGGCGAAGTTTTAAAGAGCAATACTCTTACAGCACAATACTTAAACAATAAAAAAGAAATACCGATTCCCGAAAAAAGAAGAAACGGCAAAAAAGAAGAGATAAGATTAAAAGGTGCATCCGGAAACAATTTGAAAAATATCAATGCAGAATTTCCTCTCGGCAAATTTATTTGCGTAACAGGCGTTTCAGGCAGCGGAAAATCAACATTAGTAAATGACACTTTGCATCCCATTTTAAGCAAGCATTTTTACAGATCCCTTAAAACTCCCCTGCCCTATAAATCAATAGCGGGCATTGAACATATCGATAAAGTAATAGAAGTAAATCAATCTCCGATAGGCAGAACCCCGAGAAGCAACCCTGCAACTTACACAAAACTATTCGATGAAATAAGAAAACTCTATGCTCAACTGCCCGAATCTAAAATCAGAGCCTATAAGCTCGGAAGATTTTCATTTAACGTAAAAGGGGGAAGATGCGAAACTTGCCAAGGAGCAGGTTTACGAACAATTGAAATGAATTTTTTACCCGATGTTTATATTCATTGCGAAGATTGCCAAGGAAAAAGATACAACAGAGAAACTTTGGAAGTTAGATATAAAGGCAAATCAATAAGTGATGTTTTAGGTATGACAATAAATACTGCTTTTGAGTTCTTTGAAAAAATTCCAAAAATAAGAAAAACACTAAAAGCTCTGAAAGACGTAGGGCTCGGATATATCACTCTCGGACAATCTTCCGTAACCATTTCGGGCGGTGAAGCACAACGAGTTAAGCTGGCAACCGAACTTGCAAAAAGAGATACCGGCAAAACTTTATATATTTTAGACGAACCCACAACAGGCTTGCACTTCGAAGATATAAAAATGTTACTTAATGTATTAAACAGGCTTGTTGATAAAGGCAATACAGTTATTGTTATCGAACATAATATGGATGTTATAAAAGTTGCAGATTATATTATCGATATCGGGAAAGAAGGCGGAATTAAAGGAGGCGAAATTATTGCGAAAGGAACTCCCGAAGAAATAATAAAAAACAAAAACAGCTATACAGCAAAATTTCTTAAAAATGAATTGATAAAATAA